The stretch of DNA aagaaaccaaagttgtcgtttcttaaagtttggggctgcgatgcttatgtgaaaaagcttcaacctgataagctcgaatccaaatcggagaaatgtgtcttcataggatacccaaaggagactgttgggtacaccttctatcacagatctgaaggcaagagattcgttgctaagaatggatcctttctagagaaggagtttctctcgaaagaagtgagtgggaggaaagtagaacttgatgaggtaaccatacctgctcccttattggaaagtagttcatcacagaaaccggttcctgtgacgtctataccaattagtgaagaagttaatgatgatgatcatggaacttcagatcaagttgttactaaacctcgtaggtcaaccagagtaagatccgcaccagagtggtacggtaatcttgttatggaggttatgttactagaccatgacgaaccgacgaactatgaagaagcgatggtgagcccagattccgcaaaatggcttgaggccatgaaatctgagatgggatccatgtatgagaacaaagtgtggactttggttgacttgcccgatgatcgtcaagccattgagaataaatggatcttcaagaagaagactgacgctgacggtaatattactgtctataaagctcgacttgttgcgaaaggttttcgacaagttcaagggattgactacgatgagaccttctcacccgtagcgatgcttaagtctgtctgaatcatgttagcaattgccgcattttatgattatgaaatttggcaaatggatgtaaaaactgcattcctgaatggatttctggaagaagagttgtatatgatgcaaccggaaagttttgtcgatccaaagggagccaacaaagtgtgcaagctccagcgatccatttatggactggtgcaagcctctcggagttggaataaacgctttgatagtgtgatcaaagcatttggttttgtacagacttttggagaagcctgtatttacaataaagtgagtgggagctctgtagaatttctgatattatatgtggatgacatattgctgattggaaatgatatagaatttctggatagcataaagggatacttgaataagagtttttcaatgaaagacctcggtgaagatgcttatatattgggcatcaagatctatagagatagatcaagacgcttaattggactttcacaaagcacataccttgacaaagttttgaagaagttcaaaatggatcaagcaaagaaagggttcttgcctgtgttacaaggtgtgaagttgagtaagactcaatgcccgaccactgcagaagatagagagaagatgaaagatgttccctatgcttcagccataggctctatcatgtatgcaatgctgtgtaccagacctgatgtgtgccttgctagaagtctagcagggaggtaccaaagtaatccaggagtggatcactggacagtggtcaagaatatcctgaaatacctgaaaaggactaaggatatgtttctcgtttatggaggtgacaaagagctcattgtaaatggttacattaatgcaagttttgacactgatccggacgattctaaatcgcaaaccagatacgtgtttacattgaatggtggagctgtaagttggtgcagttctaaacaaagcatcatggcgggatctacgtgtgaagcggagtacatagctgcttcggaagcagcaaatgaaggagtctggatgaaggagttcatatccgatctaggtgtcatacctagtgcatcgggtccaataaaaatcttttgtgacaatactggagcaattgccttggcgaaggaatctagatttcacaagagaaccaagcacatcaagagacgcttcaattccatccgggatctagtccaggtgggagacatagaaatttgtaagatacacacggatctgaatgttgcagacccattgactaagcctcttccacgagcaaaacatgatcagcaccaagactccatgggtgttagaatcatgactgtataatctagattattgactctagtgcaagtgggagactgaaggaaatatgccctagaggcaataataaagttattatttatttccttatatcatgataaatgtttattattcatgctagaattgtattaaccggaaacataatacttgtgtgaatacatagacaaacagagtgtcactagtatgcctctacttgactagctcgttgatcaaagatggttatgttttctagccatagacatgagttgtcatttgattaacgggatcacatcattaggagaatgatgtgattgacttgacccattctgttagcttagcactcgatcatttagtatgttgctattgctttcttcatgacttatacatgttcctatgactatgagattatgcaactcccgtttaccggaggaacactttgtgtgctaccaaacgtcacaacgtaactgggtgattataaaggtgctctacaggtgtctccgaaggtacttgttgggttggcgtatttcgagattaggatttgtcactccgattgtcggagaggtatctctgggccctctcggtaatgcacatcacataagccttgcaagcattgcaactaatgagttggttgtgagatgatgtattacgaaatgagtaaagagacttgctggtaacgagattgaactaggtattgagataccgacgatcgaatctcggacaagtaacataccgatgacaaagggaacaacgtatgttgttatgcggtctgaccgataaagatcttcgtagaatatgtgggagccaatatgagcatccaggttccgctattggttattgaccggagacatgtctcggtcatgtctacattgttctcgaacccgtagggtccgcacgcttaaggtttcgatgacagttatattatgagtttatgagttttgatgtaccgaagttagttcggagtcccggatgtgatcacggacatgacgaggagtctcgaaatggttgagacatgaagattgatatattggaagtctatatttggatatcggaaatgttccgggtgaaatcaggattttatcggagtaccgaggggttaccggaaccccccgaggtcttagtgggccatagtgggccttagtggagaagagaagaggcggctagggcaaggccgcgcgcccctccccatctagtccgaataggacaaggagaggggggcggcgcccgccctttccttcctctctccctcctctttccccccttctcctaatccaacaaggaagggagggagtcctactcccggtgggagtaggactcctcctggcgcgccttctcctggccggccgcacctccctcccttgctcctttatatacggggcaggggggcaccccatagacacaacaatttatttgattttttagccgtgtgcggtgcccccctccaccattgtccacctcgataatactatagcggtgcttaggcgaagccctgtgtcggtagaacatcatcatcgtcaccacgccgtcatgctgacgaaactctccctcagcactcggctggatcgaagttcgagggacgtcatcgggctgaacgtgtgctgaactcgaaggtgtcatgcgttcggtacttgatcggtcggattgtgaagacgtacgactacatcaaccgcgttgtgctaacgcttccgctttcggtctacgagggtacgtggacaacactcttccctctcgttgctatgcatcaccatgatcttgcgtgtgcgtaggaatttttttgaaattactacgttccccaacacggtGTTGCCGCGTCGGTAACCCAACCGCCATGGTGGAACTTACTTGTCGCCGCGAATCCGGTGACAGCCCCAGCCTCGCTGCCACGCCACTACTCGTACCTTTCGGCCAAGAAAACTATTGTGGACGCTCGAAACACCGTCATCAATTCAAAAAGTTCCTCCGTCCAAGATGGTAGCTGCCACACCATCGTCGGCCGCTGAGGTTTATTAGTGATTAGGTGTCCTCCAATCTACCGACCTGACCACCACCGAGAAGCTAGTCCCGTTCGAAGCTCCCGACCTCTCCGCCGTTGGATTTCAAGTTTCAATTGCTTTTCAGTTTTTCACTTTGGGCTTCAGTTTTTGGGCATATGAAAAAGCAACCGCAGGCACGGTGTCCAAACATCTTATCTGTTCTAGCCTATAATCATTTTTATATCATCAAGTTTTACATCATCTTTTGAAGCGTTCGCTGATGCGTCCAGTTGTGTCTGTGGGCATTGACCGGCCAGGCCTCAAAAAGCGTCGTCCACATCCGTGTATCTCATATTCGATCCCTTATATCCATACTAAACCATGCAACATGAATAAAACTACGTAGAACATGAAACATACATACAATCGGACATAAAATGCACAATCCGTTCACCAAAAGATCTTTAAAAGATCGCCAAAATTCACATGATGCACATAAACGGCAGACAAATTTAAACTACATCTGGAAACTTGAAATTAAAGTGGAGAAGGTGGATCTTCACCACTTCCTCGCCGAACCTTTCCCCTTTCGGTTGACAGTGCAGCTGTAGGTGTCGGCGGTTGGTGGAGGATTGCCCGGTCATCGGACGAGGTGCCATGgtcatcgtcgtcgtcttctcGGAGGAGTCGGAGAGGACGATGAGCATTTTGAGCCACCGGACGGTCGTGTCCTCCTGCCGCTTGAGCTTCGTGAGCCGAGCCGCCTCCGCCGCTGCCTCTGCCCCCTCGCACTCAGACTGCTCAATGGCAAGCTGCCACGCCTTGGCATTCATCCAGCGGAGCCGCCAAGCATCCGTCCTGTCGTCAGTGACCGGCGATAGACCCAAGCGAGGAGCCACTGTCCTCGTCGGGCTCCGCCGGCAACTAGCCGGTGGATTAATGGGCGCCGGACAGTCCGTGCGTTTGAGGGCGTTTTGAAGCGCCTGGGTGAGTCGTTTTTGTTTTACTGGTCAGTGCGGGCTGTCCGCCCAAGGTTTGAGGCAGGTTTGGGATGCCCGGCTATAGATGTTCTAAGACTCTAAGGGCGTGTACAATGGGGGCAGCACCACACCACTGCCCTAATGTTTCACGTAGATAAAAGCAACTAAAGCCACTGTCTAATTCTACCTTGGTCCAACGGAAGGAGCGGTATTGTCCTCAGGGTTGGCAGCCTTTTTCTATTCACCATAGAGTAGGCTTGTCCTGTTAAAGTTAGCACGGTGATGTCCAACCCTTCCTCATTGGCAGCGTCTGCACTTTTGTCAGGGGAGAGCCGGCCTCTTCTGCGGGATCCCATCTATCTCTGCGAGCTACACCTTTTGCTAAGCTCAGCTATCCGACCTACGTGGCGTGCTGGAGCATCTGTCCATGCTGGAGTATTGGCCATGCCCTAAAGTAGAAGTAGCGAGATAATAATAAAAAAAGGGTCAACAAAACCAACTAACACATGAACATGTGAAGATGCACAGCCATTGTTTTTATTCCCCGCTAATCACAAccttttttttttttgagaaatcaCAGCCTTGGGTTTGTTGATTAGATTACAAAAATAGCGCCAACGACATAAAAAAAACGCGCCAACTGCTGTTCCGAAAAGCATCGGATTGGATTTGGATAGAAGTTACGCCAATCCGTCGAGCTGCGGATCCAAGAATCAGATTTCGTTTTTGCTTCGATTATCGATTAGATTTAAAGGGGACGACGCACCGACGGGTTCGCAACCCTAGTTTTTCGATCTGATCTTTCCCCTATCTTCGCCGCCCAACTTCCCCCCATCTCGCGCACTCCGTCGAACATGGCGGCGCGCGGGCAGGGGCAGGTGCAAGATTTCGACTTCTTCGTGGTGGTCGACTTCGAGGCGACGTGCGTGAAAGACGGGAGGATCTTCCCGCAGGAAATCATCGAGTTCCCCGCCGTGCTCGTCGACGGCGCCACCGGCCGCATCGAGTCGGCGTTTCGCAGGTACGTTCGTCCAAAACATCACCCTGTGCTGACTCAATTTTGCAGGGAACTCACCGGCATCCGGCAGGAGGACGTCGACAGCGGCGTGGATCTCGGCGAGGCGCTCTGGCTGCACGAGGCTTGGCTGaaggcggcgacggcgggggcaGGGAGCTTGGCCGTCGTGACCTGGGGAGATTGGGATTGCCGCACCATGCTCGAGTCAGAGTGCCGCTTCAAGGGGATCGAGAAGCCGTCCTACTTCGATCGCTGGATCAACCTGAGGGTCCCCTTCCAGGCGGCGCTCGGCGGCGGAGGGCGGGTCACCCTTCAGGAGGCGGTCCGGGCGGCGGGACTGGACTGGGAGGGCCGCCTGCACAGCGGGTTGGATGACGCGCGCAACACGGCGCGGCTTCTTGTTGAGCTCATGTTGCGTGGGGTCAAGATGACCATCACGGGCTCGCTGGCGCCATCGCCGCCGATccagcagcagccgcagcagcTTCTCACAAGCCCTTGCGGTGGCTCATCGGCGCTGGCGCCGCCGCTgatccagcagcagcagcagccgccgcAGCCTCACATGATAAGCCCCTGCGATGGCTTGCCTGGGACGTGCTTCTGCTACTGCAGGGTACCGACCAGAGGAGGCGTGGTGTCCGTGCCAGGGCCGATGCAGGGGAAGTGCTTCTTCGGGTGTGGCAACTGGACGCCGGCCATGGGACCCGTCTGCCCCTACTTCGTATGGACCAACTGAATGAACCACCCATGGCACCAGGTTCAGTGTAGCTCAGCTGTTAGTGTAAATCGTGCTAGCCATCAGAATCAGAGCTTAGCTCGGCTGATTCTAGCCAGTCTAGATGTGAATTTGGTCTCTGGAACCAAACGTGGCCAATGGGGCTACTCTTGATGTAATTGGTGTCTGAATTAGTATTATCAATAGAAATTCTTTTTAGTTATGTTCCTTGTCCGCGAATTTCTTCAGCATCGATCACGAATCTCGATCATATAGGCAACCTTATATCAAGAATGAAACAAAAAACAGCCAACCTAGATTCACTGTGAAATGATAGTTTCTTGATCTGTAACAAGATTCTCAAACTCTCTCATAGATTCAACAAGACTCTTTTTTCAATAGATTCAACAAGACTTGTCATGCGTTCTTATCTTCAGTCCATGTCACTCTCAGGGGTAGTTGTATCTGCATGTGTCGGTCTGCTGCGTCTGCGGCTGTTGTATCTGCATCCTACTTGTATTTGCATCTCTTGTCTCTATTCAAATGAATTTCCAGTCTTACATTCAGAGTACCTCCTTGGTCCTTGCTGTCCTCTGtctttgttcttccttgtttttTGTGTGTCCCCCACATCTAATATGAGGATTCTAAACTGGAACATATGCGGTCTTGGTGACACTGATAAATGCTCTTTAATCAAGGATGCGACTCACTCTAGCCGTGCTGACGTTGCGTGCTTGCAGGAAACAAAACTTCAGAGCTTGAATCTTCCCTTTCAGTCAAATTCCAATGGAAATGCCGCCACACTGACCACTGTATATGCCCCATGTGATAGTTCAGAAAGGGAAGATTTTTTTCAGCACCTCAACCAAGCTGCTGCTCTTGTGGGTGGATCGTGGATACTGCTGGGTGACTTCAACATGTACAGGTCTGCCCACGAGAAATCTAGAGGACGCATAAACTGGTCAGTCATGGAGCACTTTAACAGCTGGATTAGAGAACATGGCTTGGATGATATTCATATTGCAAATCGCAAATATACTTGGTCCAATAAGAGAAGGGAACCAATGCTTGTTAAGCTGGACAGGGTGCTCGTCAACGCCGAGTGGAATTTGGGTTTCTTCCAAACTGTGGCCACTGCCATAATGGCCGCAACTTCTGATCATGCTCTGTTCATCGTGGAATTCAGTAAAGACACCACCAGAAGCAATTTTTTCAGGTTCGAGAATTTTTGGCTGGATATTGAAGAGGTCAGGGGGATTATCTCAGAAGGTTGGACTAGAGGCACCAGGGCCTTTGCTGCGACTACATCTCTTATCAGCATTAAGATGAGAAGAATTCGAGCTGCCATCCGCAAGTAGGGTAGAAGCAGGGGAAGTGTTCAGCTGCTCATGGAAAATAACAAGCATGTTGTGGACTTTTTGAATGCGGTTGAGGAGTACAGGACACTCTCTAACTTGGAGTTTTGTCTTAGAGATCATGCCAATAAGAAAGTCCAGCAGTTAATCCTTTGGCAAACTAGCATTTGGAGGAGAAGGGCAAAAATCTGTCAATGCACTTTGGGGGATGAAAACACCCGTTTTTTCCATG from Triticum urartu cultivar G1812 chromosome 3, Tu2.1, whole genome shotgun sequence encodes:
- the LOC125543520 gene encoding ERI1 exoribonuclease 2-like — translated: MAARGQGQVQDFDFFVVVDFEATCVKDGRIFPQEIIEFPAVLVDGATGRIESAFRRYVRPKHHPVLTQFCRELTGIRQEDVDSGVDLGEALWLHEAWLKAATAGAGSLAVVTWGDWDCRTMLESECRFKGIEKPSYFDRWINLRVPFQAALGGGGRVTLQEAVRAAGLDWEGRLHSGLDDARNTARLLVELMLRGVKMTITGSLAPSPPIQQQPQQLLTSPCGGSSALAPPLIQQQQQPPQPHMISPCDGLPGTCFCYCRVPTRGGVVSVPGPMQGKCFFGCGNWTPAMGPVCPYFVWTN